ACCCCCGCCCTACCTCCCAACGTATCTATCTACATCCCTATTGACTGAAATACCAACCCATCTATCAATCTGCCTGCCTAAATATCTTTCAACAGATCTACACACCCATCTATGCAGCAACCACCCTTCAAAAAATACCCGAACAATCTACTACCTGCGATCTATGGACAAATCAACAACCTACCTAACCGTCCATTTACTTAtctacagtacatactcttttaGCTACCTACCCAACAATCAACCAACATACCGAGATAGCCATCAATGAACCCACCTTCTGTTCTACATAATTATTTCGCTAACTACCTCCAACATACCTACCTAGCAGGTGACATACTGTTCCTGTCCCCCAACTCATCAATTGCATCTACCTACCAAGCTGCCTATCTACCCATCAACCCACCCATCTACAGTATTCACTCCCCTATCTATTGACTGACTAATCGTATATCCCGACCTATCCGATCTTAACCTAACCACTGTACAAACCAAATGCTTCAAAAACACTGATCCAAACACAGACGCCACTTTTGTGTGTCACTTCCTGTTGTGTAGCGTCACGGTGACATGCCCCCTGCCAGATTAGCGCGCCGCTGTGCCAAAGTTGAATAACATGCGTCAGAACGTCGTCAAACGTTCACATCCACCTCAGTCGACAACATAcacgcaaacaaataaaaatatgtgcgcgcacacacacacacacacgccagggCTACAACGCAATCATCCATCGCTCTTATGCTGTCTGGGAAGAATGAGAAGGATTGACGTCTTTCTGGCCATCTGCTGCTCCCCATCTACCATCCCTCCATCTTCTTTGAGAGGATTAAGTGTGTTGATACGTGTATCTTTGTCCCATCAATGGTATGCATGCTTGTATGCGTGTGTTGGTCCAGTAAtttctttgtgatttttttttcaacatctttAACTGTGACGTGTGACCCTTTTCCCATGGCAAATCCACCCACAGAAGGCAAGAAGAAAATGCTACTCTTAAAGGAACCTTTGAGGGCGGTTTattgtatacacacacgcacacacattcacacatgtgcaggcacacagacaaacacacaagacCTGCCgcgttgaaagaaaaagaatggcATTCAAGCGAAGTCAGGATGTGGGAGGTGTACGTTCCAACAAGATAAAACTAGactaaaaatcaaaacaacgcCAAAAAACGGTGTGACTCGTATTTTTTCGGCACCAGTGTGTCATTAAACACAAGGAAAGCAGTAAGAAAAACTGCAAAGTGATGATAAATTGAAGGACTTGAACATGTCATAAAATTGGAGGAAGTGCTCCGGTATGGGCAAactttcctctgcctcaactGGGCCAAATGAGGAAACAAAGATGAAAATTTGGCAGTGGTGACCAAGATCATGGTCAGGGTGCCAGAAGTGGTACAGCATTGGCAACTGTTCTGCATGCTGTACCATACTGGACCAAACAGTGCCAGTTGGTCGAAATGAGGACAACGTGGTGGAATCGACTGAGAATGTGTTGCAGTTCCACCAATGAAGGAGAAACAAAAGTGGTCTCAGGAAGTGGTACAGCAAATTGAACTTCTCCCCGACTGCACCAAATGGTGCTGCCTGGTGGAAACACGGCTTTCACGGCGCAGCGgtttgatttgaaaatgacaaatccAAGACAGTGaaagataaataaatttaataacTTTAGCATCAAATGGGAAGTGTTTTGATTGTAACATGAGTTGAACCAAGttagttgttgttttcatgGTAGGTCACACGGTTGGATGGCGTGCCGCCGGTCGTACGCGGTGTCGTCGCTCTCCTCGCCGTCGCTGGGTTCGCCCAGAATGCGCTCCCGTTCtcgctcttcttcctcctccgtcTCGCTCTCTCGGTACAGGCGGTCCCGGTCCCGGTAGCAGCGAGACAGGGCGGGGTGCTAGGGGACCACAAACACATCATTCCAGGCAAGTTATGACGTTAGGTATTTGAACCCTTACTTCACAACTTTTGCTTTCTATCTCTCTAGCTGTGTACTTCTTTACTGTATACGTGCAACCACCTACTGACGACTCACTCCAGTTACCTATCTAAGAATATATCTACACATCCTTCCTACCTGTCCAGTATATCAATATGTTGTACCCACCTATCAGTCTACCCAAGTGCCTACCCATCTTTCAAACTACCCAACAATCTTCCCATATCTGCTGTATCTATCCATCCTGCATACCAACAATTGACTTGCCGTTCGTGTAGCGACGTACGTATCCAGTACCAACCTATCTATGTATCCTAATTAATCTACCTACCAAACAATCTACCCACCTTAATAAACGAGCATCTATCTGATTGCTAGATACCTAGCTACTAATTGAGCAaactacctacctacctatctGACTACCTAACCTATCCTCCCTTCGATATACCTACTAATCGACTTAACTACCCAACCAACAATTTACCGTCCTCCCTATACCCAGTTACCAGTCTACCTACTTATTGAATTCAATACTTACCAACCAATTCACCGACCTAAACCAAAATTTAACTCCATAACTTGCATAGAGTACAATTTCTCCAAGGCTACGTAAAATGACATTGAACCTACACGTGGAGGATAAAGCATGCTGGTACCTGGTTGTCATGGCTGGGCAGGGCGCAGTAGCCCGGCTCCGTCCTGCAGAGGAGGCGAGGCGAGTGGGCGCGGAAAGGCCGAGGAGAGTGGGAGCACACGGAACGCGGGGAAGGCGAGCGGATAGAGCGCGGAGACGGGGAACGGATAGAACGGGATGGAGAATAGGTGATCGAGTGGGACTGGGTTAGGATGTGGCTGTGGTGGTTTTGCTTGGGAGGGCGGGGCGAACGGGGGGGAAGCTCGGGCGGCTTGAGCGGGTCCACAAGGTCCATCTCGGTGAGGATGGGCGGTGGCGGGATGAAATCCAATTCCTCCTCCACCGGGAGAATTTGCATTTCGGCCGCATCTATTTCCTGGAGCTCCGCTTTGGACAAGTGGTCCACGATACCGGCCCCGAACGAGTCGCCCACAACATTGATGGAGGTACGCATCCGGTCGCTGAGTGGGAGAAGGAGTGAGTCATAAGTCTCAAATCTTAACCTACAAAATGTCCGCCCCAAGTTACCGTGGCCAAAATCAAGCAAGTCGAGTCCCTCCCACAATTTTTCAAATCAAGTTTTTACTTGGATTAGGCAAATCATAAATCAAGCCTAATCTTGCTTCGTCCACTCCACGTGCCCCAATGAACAACCAATCGCCAGCGTGTTTAAATAGCAAATGGTAACCAAAGGACCATGCCGATCTGTATGAGAGAGGTCTTCTACAAATCAGGCGGTTGCTGGTTGGATCCAAATCCAGAAGTCCTAATCTTCAAGGACAGAGTTAttgtggaaaataaaatcaagtcagAAGTTCGATATCATAGTTGTCACATTGCTAATTATCGAGGTTCACGACTTGGCAAGTCAAGTCTCACCAACAAGTCAAAGTCAATTTGAGATGTTCGTGAGTTTTAGCTGAGTCAGTCGCAAATCTAAATTCAGTGATTTGAATCAAGGCTGCGACTTGAATCCTCCACCTCTGTTGAGTGGACAAACGGATTCCCCCCGTGTGAATGACACCAAGCCGCTAAATGCCTTTTGACTCACAGTAGCCAGTCGACGGCGATGAGCAGACTGATGTCCTGGGTGGGGAGGCCCACGGCCGTCAGGATCAACAGCATGGTGACCAATCCGGCACTCGGAATGCTGGCTGCTCCCACGCTGGCCAGCGTGGCCGTCATGCTGCCATGAGAAAGGACAACCGTATCAAGGACATGTAGCCAACAACTTTGTCGACGACCATGCATTTGGAATGGTTTCTTGAGCCCATTCTGGAAGGAGACTGACTTGTATGATTCTTCGCTACAAGAAGAGGgtaagtttcatttttttcatcatgctGCATTGTCGGGTGGAAGTGGGTACTTACAGATTCCCATCATCCCTGAACTAGGAATATTTGTAGGACAAATGTGCTTTTAGACCAGAGAAACTCTCTGAATACAGTTCATTTTGTAAGTGACTATCCTTTTGGGCAGTTTGTTTCGGGACACTTTCCTTGATCTGAGGAAGTGTCTTGAAGTTAACTTGCAAAATCATAAATGAGGTCGTGACAACAAGGGATTTCGAAATGAAAGACCTTGCCAAGTGAAATCAGTGGTTTGTTTTTAGAGATGGTACAttatacatgtttgaagatTATTGCTGAAAATTTCCCTGATTGGGGAGTGGCTAAAACGGGGCCCAGTGACGCACTCGGGGTCCAGCACGAGCCGCTCCTCCTCCATTATAAGAACTTAAGAGACTTAAGTggttagttagctagctagctagctatgctgTGGTAACTGTTGTCGGCCACGAGTGTAGGCAGGTCACGGAAAAAAGGTAGAAGAGCGTGTTAAcagaactaactaactaactaaataataaataagtagTAAATAGTCCAAGGTGGCAGCCGGTATGTGGACTTAGCGCTGGCGATCCTGCTTTTGAAACACTTGTCGTGGCGTGGAACAGATTCTACAGAGTCTTAAGAAAGATGCTAGCTGAGGTAGTATCAATTTTGGGGAATATTATTTGTATATACAATGTAtgttatttgattgacagttgagtgGGGCGGTTTCAGTGCATTTAACAGACCCGCACACAGCATtcaaaagcagagaaaacagCTTGATTTTGGATGTTTCGGGCAATTTTAACGTCTAGTTTCTTTCTTCACTGTCTGTTGAACGTTTGTGGACATCAACGTTCTACATCTGTGAAGACGATAGTCAGCAATGCGCAACATTTTTACGACCATCTCTTGGCCACAAGAGACGATTCAATATTTCGAAGTTAGACTCTGGCGTTCAAGCTGTCATTGATCAAACACTTGCACACTGGGACCCATTTGTCAGAGCGCTTGTGACAAATGTCTGCCATCACTGTGAGGAATGAACAAGTTGACTGGTCACACGTTCATCTCCACATCAAACCTGACAACGCGGACTAGCTGCAATTCCTCCAAATGTCTTGTGAGTCATTGTGACCTAGCTCCATAGTAGGGATTTGAACTTTAGCGACATGAAAGCgggctggtttaaaaaaagccaCGTAACTGCAGACAGATGCGGCAACCAGTAAAATGTTGGTATTATTACACGATGCGAGGCCGACAAACCACAGACAACAAAGCGCACGCAGGGAAGAAATGCTCGTCAGCAAGTGCAAGTCTGCTGGAACAGACAAAACCTCCGACAGGAATCGATTATGCACAAatgggaaacacacacacatagcatcCAAAGAGCCCTGCTAGGATCCTgaggaaaacaagaagaaaaacgtTGGATAATTTAATTTGTCACAGAGTACAGTACTTCGAAATGTATTACATCTGCCAGGGAGGTTGTAGTATTATGGCTCCAACTTTGTTTTGAACTTTTTTAATATAAATCAAAGATGTTCCACGACCGAGTTGACGTGCCCCATTAAGAGAATCCACAAGTGAATGAAATACAGTTTGAGAAAAGCCTTTCAAGGTGGTGTGCTCTtagttgttttcattcattgcaTTATAAATTATAAACCAAACAAAAAGCATCATTTATTAATAATAGTCAATATATGTTGATCAATGCCTTTCATTTCCGATTACAAAAACGATCACCTGCAGCTTTGACTTTGCAGCCTGTACCCAAATAGAGGCCACCCTGTGTGCAGGGTAGCGTCCCCTCCCCATTTTCTTCAACACTGCACCAGTGTTGCAGACCAGACCAGAAACGGAAtcataaaatatgtttgttcattttctgcACGGCATTTTAGAATAatctcctttttattttcaataaagGAATGTTGAAAGTTGAAATTTTTAAAAGCTGATTAACTaagtcttcaaaaaaaaaaaaagacagattaaTGACTTGATAATAATGTTGTGTGATTTGGTTAGCCTGACCTCACAGTAACAATCTGGCCACTGTCCAGCGTGATGTCATTCATCTGCGCGATGAAGATGGCCGCCACGGCCTCATAGAGTGCCGTGCCATCCATGTTGATGGTGGCGCCGATGGGCAGCACGAAGCGGGTCACGCGCTTGTCGATCTTCAGGTTTTCCTCCAGGCAGCGGAAGGTCACCGGCAAAGTCCCAGCGCTGAACATTGACACAAAATAGGCAGACAGGTGGTGAGTTGCGGGGGTGAGGACAGAAGTGGGGGGCGGTTGGGATGGAGACCAAATAATGCGGAAAAAGTGAACAGAAGCGAGCCTCCTCTGGAAAGCTGGTCAGAGCCACGCTGGCCATCAGGCGTGTGTATTAGAGGAATTTGATTCCCGGATGGAGCTAAGCTGGGCTCGTAATATCATTAGAGGAAAGAAATCTTGATAGGATTTCCCATTTGGATTCAAGTCATGCGGCAAAATAACAGTTGCTTGGCATTTGGAGCGACtggattttgctttgtttgttgttcctGGGACGGCAAAACTTTTGGGCTTCAAGAGCCATGTCGGAGTTTGAAAACACAAAGATGGACCACGTAATCTGTCATTGTGGTGCATAAAAGAGTCAAACTATAAACTTGTTTTTGTATATAATATTCTGTATACTAAAGATCAGGGGATATTGTTAATGTTTGACAACCGCgggcatgtgaagccctttgagatttTTATGTGATTcagggctatataaataaatttgacttgacttgaattaaGAATTAATATAGTTAACTACCGAATTATTTGATTCTAATGTTCATAAAGAATAggttatacatttaaaaaatatatcatttagAATTGATCCCCCAAATAATTAATCAAGAAAATTATTAAATTATAAAAATAACCTGCATCAATAATTAAATATCAAAATTTCAATAATTATTGataattaagttaaaaaaaaagaattgcattATCAAAATAAGCATACATATATTAATTCCGTTATGGCATTGAAGAATTATTTAGCTGATGTAAGtaattttataaatataaaaaataaacagttttaTAAATACTGTAGTTCACACATTTGCATAATgtttaaacaataaacaaaatgaatgatttGTCACATATGcatacatccattttttaaatcctcacaagggtcgcagacgtgccggagcctatcccagttgtcttcgggcagtaggtggaggacaccctgaaccggttgccagccaatcgcaggcatacaaagatgaacaataacatgcaattccacacaggaaggccagagccggaatcgaattcTGCATCTCCGCACTGTGGgaccaacatgctaaccagtcgaccaccatgtcGCCCTATATGCAAACACTGCTTCTatgatttttttcaattgcatttatttctgttgctgatctaaaaatgcttttaacGCATCCTTCTCACCTACTGGCCGTGCCCAACGCGGTGATCCACGCCTGGAAGATGCCTGAGTAGAAGGTGAAGGGGCTCTTGCGGGTGATGCCGAAGAAGATGGCGGGTAGGATGAGGCCCCCGTGTATCATTAGGCCCACCATGACGGTCACCATGTACATGCCCAGCTGCCGTGCCACCAACTCCAGGTTCCCGATGGCCGCGATCTTGCCCGCGATCAACGAGGCGATGCCCACTGGGGAATACCTGCAAAAATGTTTGTGGTCAGTCACTTGGGCCTTGGCGGAAGTTGGGATGGCACTCACTTCTGTGCTGTAAATGGTATTCTTCTTTTCATGATGCCACAAGGAGGACTGTAATAGCCTCATTCAGCGTGTGATCTACATTCAAGTACAAATCATGAGAGACAGAATCTGCGAACGCCATTAATATTTTAATGTCACCACTTACAGGACTGGAGTGCAACAGTCTACCTAGTACCTACATTCATTTGGGACTTTACTTTTTGTTGTTACAGTCCACTTGCATTGGGGCCAAGTGAGGCAATACCCCACCGGATGCGACATATGGATTTGTGACAGCCATCTGCCAACTAACAGGTCTAAAGTGGCATTTATGAGATAGCCTGTTGTGCCTTGACGGAAGACTACGCTCTGCATTCTGgtcggaaaaaaatgtttgtattcaACATGGCATGGCTTCATTTCAACGGGCAACTCGGATTCCTGTCCAGCTGCTTCTTCACTGCGACGTCACTCCGGACAGGTCAGCTGCATTCCGACGTTGGCGTCCAGTGGCAGTTGTTTTTCCGAAGTGTGCCGTGCACACGCTGATGGATGTCTTCCTCGTAGAATGAGAGTTTTTGTATACACTGGCCTCTGTGTTTAGCTGCTGGCTAATGTGTTTACACAGAGCGAGTGATGCAAACATGCATGTTTCCTCTGGTGACCAGCTGCATATGGACAGTGTTTTTTTCGACACCGCCCACCGCAGTTGAGCCTCTCCACGTGGTCTTCATTCTGTTGCTCTGATGTTACTGCTGAATTGCGGCGGTAAGTAACAAAGCACAAATACAGCAGTACCTTGGCTTTGTCGTTAAAGGCATTCCATCACAAAGTGATTCACTACTTGCAGATTCACTTTTTTGCAGATAGTGTTAGGTAACACATCCTCCGTTAATCACCATCTTGGTGCGAAGGAAGTAAGTTGAGACGCTTCATGCAGTGTTTTGCCGCCGGCTTTGTGACATCTACAGGCAATTCTAAATCCTTTGTGGCGGGCGTCGATGATTTGCGGATTTGTgctctcaaaaatatttttttctttaggtTGGTCAGGTTAgcggtcacattaatggtggaagaagttttaaaaataatattgtatTATAGAGACTCTTTTTACATcagaaaaacctggcatttgaacaggtaaACGTTAATTtttcttacatttcaacatctggacattattgttatttttttttttttacttgtacttTAGTCAAGACGTTGAATCAATACTTCTGCTTTTACCAGAAGGTCCGCcaccccccatacacacacaagtAGAGACCTATCTGTAATTCTACTTAAGGACAGGGTGTGAGTACTTCTGCCACCTCTGCTAGATGGTTACATTGTGGAGATGTTCCGCTACGTCCCCCAGGGGAGAAGTTAACATTGTTCGTACGGTACTCCCCGAGCATGTGTGCATACCACAGAGTCCAGGATCCCATCTGTCCATGTCCTTCACATcgacgcagcccccccccccccccccccgcctctcccCACTCGCCCACCATGTCTCCCCGCCCGCTGATGCCGGGTTCCCACAGTGCACCCAGTGTATGAGTTCTTCCTTTCCTTCTCCGTCACTGTCAGCAGCCGCCATGTGCGCTATCTCTAGCATGTCAAAATAAAGCAGACGCTGACCCAAGTGAGTAAAAACAGAAACGTGTGGCAAAAGGGGCGTCAGGATGAACAATGTGGCAAAATAATCAAACTGAGCTTTTAGTAAAAAATATTAAACCTAGTATATATAACAGGCCAATTCGTGCAATGTGATTTATGACAGGCGAGGCTGTGTGAGGCTACATCCGACTCTGGAGTCGGATGTAAAAATTTGAACCCAGGATTACTCTATATTTCAATGTTGACTTTaattgaaacatttgttttcaaagcttttAATGATGCTTTGATCAATTCCACACTGTTTAACAATGCGacgacaagaaaaacaaaatactgatTAAAATAAAGTCAAGCTCACTGGatgattttctcttttttgaaaTTTGGTCTTATCTTTATAttgaactagctggttcgccgccctccgggcggctcatcagctagttcctgcagaaggctggtaaggtgggcttccggcccacaaaagtgttgttgcttggttcaactttttgttcatcttcattgcttatcgcgaaaataaagagatgtttagctctactaaataactaacaatttcattgcaatgcttgtgggtagacaacattttttcgctaagatgcccgcgcgatcgtagtgagccactgcctgagcggcgcagtggcggcgcgcagcggcgcggtgaagtaggtacgttttgaaaagggacagacggaaggacagaccgcgtgcgggacgacgcgcaatatatatatagatagatgtgTTTGGAAAGCCCCAATTATAAAATTACCAACTTGTCTGGTGTTTCAAACAAAGCAATCCGTGTTAAAatcagggaaaaaaattgaacaggTTATGATTCCTGATATGAGTTATGCATCTGAAATTAGCTTGCAACATTGTCTTTCAATGTTAATGTCAACCTTAGATTGTAAAGTTAGCTTCCAATGTCAGCTCTTAACATTAGCACCCAAGAAAGCCATTGTTAGATTCTGATGTTAACTTAGAATTAGTCCTAGCTTCCCAACTTAGTGTACTACTCTCCTTTCTCCGGCATTAAAACCCAGAAGCTTTCCCTGCCTGGCAGACCTCTAGTGGAATCTTACATGCTACAGTTTACCGTCAAACCGGTCAATTATCGGCCAGTGGTCAAAGTTAGCCACTCCTCCACTGACATGGCGCCTTAGAAGGAGTAGGGCGTTTAAGTTATTTGTTAACTAAACTTCATGCCACATATCAACAAGTCGCGAGGAGCCTGGGTTTACTCTTAGAAAACCTCGTTTCAGCATACGCCAATAATATCGCAATGATTCGGCCATCGAGAGGAAGAGAATGAAAGCAAGACACTGACTGACCACATGATCATGGACACCATGGTCATGATGATCTCGTTGAGGATGTTGAAGAAGTCGCACATGACTTTGCCGCGCTCGCCCATCCTGCCCATGCAGATACCAAAGGTGATGAAGAATCCAATCAACCCTGAAGCAACACACAGTAAC
This region of Hippocampus zosterae strain Florida chromosome 17, ASM2543408v3, whole genome shotgun sequence genomic DNA includes:
- the slc1a9 gene encoding solute carrier family 1 member 9 isoform X2, with the protein product MTNQAAVNQSNATKPKAGAESRQDDSTKVDFKDAGHCSRNTHNLLLGLTVMGVVMGAVLGMLLRYMRVTDSSTLTMVSFPGEILMRMLKMLILPLIISSLITGLAGLDARSSGRMGSRAMVYYMSTTIIAAILGVILVLSIHPGNPKLRGGAAVSSPPKNQEVSSLDAFLDLIRNLFPENLVQACFQQVQTVLKQAAVAATNQTEPITVNRKKLEYKWGMNVLGLIGFFITFGICMGRMGERGKVMCDFFNILNEIIMTMVSMIMWYSPVGIASLIAGKIAAIGNLELVARQLGMYMVTVMVGLMIHGGLILPAIFFGITRKSPFTFYSGIFQAWITALGTASSAGTLPVTFRCLEENLKIDKRVTRFVLPIGATINMDGTALYEAVAAIFIAQMNDITLDSGQIVTVSMTATLASVGAASIPSAGLVTMLLILTAVGLPTQDISLLIAVDWLLDRMRTSINVVGDSFGAGIVDHLSKAELQEIDAAEMQILPVEEELDFIPPPPILTEMDLVDPLKPPELPPRSPRPPKQNHHSHILTQSHSITYSPSRSIRSPSPRSIRSPSPRSVCSHSPRPFRAHSPRLLCRTEPGYCALPSHDNQHPALSRCYRDRDRLYRESETEEEEERERERILGEPSDGEESDDTAYDRRHAIQPCDLP
- the slc1a9 gene encoding solute carrier family 1 member 9 isoform X1, translating into MECRMTNQAAVNQSNATKPKAGAESRQDDSTKVDFKDAGHCSRNTHNLLLGLTVMGVVMGAVLGMLLRYMRVTDSSTLTMVSFPGEILMRMLKMLILPLIISSLITGLAGLDARSSGRMGSRAMVYYMSTTIIAAILGVILVLSIHPGNPKLRGGAAVSSPPKNQEVSSLDAFLDLIRNLFPENLVQACFQQVQTVLKQAAVAATNQTEPITVNRKKLEYKWGMNVLGLIGFFITFGICMGRMGERGKVMCDFFNILNEIIMTMVSMIMWYSPVGIASLIAGKIAAIGNLELVARQLGMYMVTVMVGLMIHGGLILPAIFFGITRKSPFTFYSGIFQAWITALGTASSAGTLPVTFRCLEENLKIDKRVTRFVLPIGATINMDGTALYEAVAAIFIAQMNDITLDSGQIVTVSMTATLASVGAASIPSAGLVTMLLILTAVGLPTQDISLLIAVDWLLDRMRTSINVVGDSFGAGIVDHLSKAELQEIDAAEMQILPVEEELDFIPPPPILTEMDLVDPLKPPELPPRSPRPPKQNHHSHILTQSHSITYSPSRSIRSPSPRSIRSPSPRSVCSHSPRPFRAHSPRLLCRTEPGYCALPSHDNQHPALSRCYRDRDRLYRESETEEEEERERERILGEPSDGEESDDTAYDRRHAIQPCDLP